The following are from one region of the Bacteroidales bacterium genome:
- a CDS encoding TPM domain-containing protein, translating into MKLIRNIILASLLLVTLPGRGQDIPEPLSPPRLVNDYAGILNENQFRRLELKLERFNDSSSTQIVVILVKSLNGITKEEYADRVGEKWGVGQKGKNNGIIVLVKPKYQNEKGEASISVAYGLEGVIPDATAKRVVENDMMPYFKAGDYFTGIDRATNTLISLSKGEFTADQYKKKTEGSPFRLLVPIIIIIIIIIFMRSNSGNHYTTGSKGTSIWTALWLASMMGSRGGGGSWGDFRSGGGSFGGGSFGGGGGGFGGFGGGSFGGGGAGGSW; encoded by the coding sequence ATGAAATTAATTCGGAACATTATTCTTGCATCTCTGCTCCTGGTCACTTTGCCGGGGCGGGGTCAGGATATTCCTGAACCATTATCTCCTCCAAGGCTGGTCAATGATTACGCCGGCATACTGAATGAAAACCAGTTCCGTCGCCTGGAATTAAAGCTGGAAAGATTCAACGATAGTTCTTCGACGCAGATCGTTGTTATCCTGGTCAAGTCATTGAACGGGATTACAAAGGAAGAATATGCAGACCGTGTTGGCGAGAAGTGGGGCGTGGGCCAGAAAGGTAAGAACAATGGGATCATAGTTCTCGTAAAACCAAAATACCAGAATGAGAAAGGGGAAGCGAGTATATCCGTCGCTTACGGCCTGGAGGGGGTAATCCCCGATGCCACTGCAAAACGTGTTGTGGAGAATGATATGATGCCATATTTTAAAGCCGGTGATTATTTCACCGGTATTGACCGGGCAACCAATACGCTTATTTCCCTTTCCAAAGGCGAATTCACTGCCGACCAATATAAAAAGAAAACAGAAGGAAGCCCGTTCAGGCTTTTAGTTCCGATCATTATTATCATTATTATTATCATTTTCATGCGCAGTAATTCCGGCAACCATTATACGACCGGCAGTAAAGGAACCTCTATCTGGACCGCTTTATGGCTGGCTTCCATGATGGGCAGCCGCGGTGGCGGAGGCTCCTGGGGGGATTTCCGTTCAGGTGGCGGTAGCTTTGGCGGTGGCAGCTTTGGAGGCGGCGGTGGCGGTTTCGGAGGTTTTGGCGGCGGCTCTTTCGGAGGCGGCGGAGCGGGAGGAAGCTGGTAG
- a CDS encoding c-type cytochrome → MYRYLRRTMRKILPALLLMTILLTDGIFAERTFSQAPDGAQLFQACAICHYIGKGKLIGPDLYQVTQRRDREWLIRFIRNSQEVVQSGDEYAVKLFEQHNKLPMPPFAYSDEQINAVLNYIENYNNTKVTTAVISDATTEETKAADNFFTDTKDHKRQFGTTFIISLILLLASAFDLFVTKLIKARFVNVIVILISAFIITEITVVEAKNLGRQPGYEPDQPILFSHKIHAGDNQIDCKYCHITVTQSKLAGIPSVNLCMNCHTAVRNGRNTGTVEIAKIYSAIETGKPIQWIKVHNLPDHSYFNHAQHVVTGKVQCESCHGDVKTMDRIRQMQPLSMGWCIDCHRKTQVQFTENGYYQKFVKLHEELKSGKRTRITVEDVGGTECSKCHY, encoded by the coding sequence ATGTATAGATATTTACGCCGGACCATGCGCAAAATCCTGCCCGCCTTATTGCTCATGACCATCCTGCTCACAGATGGGATATTCGCGGAAAGAACATTTTCCCAGGCTCCGGATGGAGCCCAGTTATTTCAGGCCTGTGCAATTTGCCATTACATCGGAAAAGGTAAACTGATCGGGCCTGATCTTTATCAGGTAACCCAGCGCCGCGACCGGGAATGGCTGATCCGCTTTATCCGGAATTCCCAGGAAGTCGTGCAATCCGGCGATGAATATGCCGTAAAGTTATTTGAGCAGCACAATAAGCTTCCAATGCCACCTTTTGCCTATTCGGATGAGCAAATTAACGCCGTACTGAACTATATTGAGAATTATAACAATACCAAAGTTACCACGGCAGTTATAAGTGATGCGACGACTGAAGAAACAAAGGCAGCAGATAATTTTTTCACTGATACCAAAGATCACAAGCGACAGTTTGGCACCACTTTTATTATTTCACTTATTCTTTTGTTAGCCTCTGCATTTGATCTCTTTGTCACCAAGCTGATCAAAGCACGCTTTGTTAATGTTATCGTCATATTAATTTCAGCTTTCATCATTACTGAAATCACAGTAGTGGAAGCTAAAAATCTTGGCCGTCAGCCAGGTTATGAACCCGACCAGCCGATCCTTTTTTCCCATAAAATCCATGCAGGTGATAACCAGATTGATTGCAAATATTGTCATATCACTGTAACACAAAGCAAGCTTGCTGGCATTCCCTCTGTCAATCTGTGCATGAACTGCCATACGGCGGTCAGAAATGGCCGAAACACCGGGACAGTGGAGATTGCAAAGATTTACAGTGCAATTGAAACCGGAAAACCCATCCAATGGATCAAGGTTCACAATCTCCCTGACCATTCTTATTTCAATCACGCACAGCACGTCGTTACAGGCAAAGTGCAATGCGAATCCTGCCATGGCGATGTCAAAACCATGGACCGCATCCGGCAGATGCAGCCACTCAGCATGGGATGGTGCATCGACTGTCACCGCAAGACACAAGTACAATTCACGGAAAATGGTTATTACCAGAAATTCGTGAAACTGCATGAAGAGCTTAAATCCGGCAAACGAACCCGCATTACTGTTGAAGATGTCGGTGGCACCGAATGCTCAAAATGCCATTATTAA
- a CDS encoding TAT-variant-translocated molybdopterin oxidoreductase gives MDDIKQYWRSLEEYDGMTPQESGQEKLQPEKEFLAEDLALEETSDKPSRRDFLKMLGFTVGYAALANSCEMPVRKAIPYLSQPEEITPGIANYYASTFFDGHDYCSILVKTREGRPIKIEGNALSKLTQGGTNARVQASVLSLYDQARLKEPLKDNQNASWQVIDQEVTDKLKAISGNNGKIVILSPTIISPSSRKAIEDFKAAYPTTEWVVYDTVSAAGLLDANEANFGIRAIPSYHFDKAALIVGFNADFLGNWILPVQYSRDYAKGRKLINENKMSRHIHYESCLTLTGSNADTRVQIKPSEELIVLLSLFNELAGENGMQPVSVASSPVDVKTLAKELKENKGKSLVVSGTNDFYVQAAVNSINILLENYGTTLDMAPVMLKQGSDREMARVVNEMNAGTVSALFLYGVNPAYDYAEPEVFMDGLKKCELTVSFSDTLDETALLCKYVCPDHHYLESWNDAEPQKNYYSLAQPVINNLFDTRQAQVSLLKWTGQETGFYEFIQAYWEKEIFPKQTEFLSFIQFWNKSLQDGVALIDPGTVTIPEFKASDLSLAPVNRIEGIELVLYEKIGLGTGRHANNPWLQELPDPISKAVWDNYVCVAPSFAKEHELKNEDVVLINRSIELPVLVQPGQHKDTIGIAIGYGRTNAGKVADGIGKNVFSLALIMNGYRQLAGRMVTIEKVNGKTYPLATTQTHHTMEGRAIIRETTLEQWNEDPMAGNEMHEEIMKQNQTLYNLPVFDSYHWSMAINLNACIGCGNCAIACQAENNIAVIGKEQVKNRRIMHWIRIDRYYSEEVDNPEVTHMPVMCQHCDNAPCENVCPVAATPHSSEGLNQMAYNRCIGTRYCMNNCPFRVRRFNWFEYTNEKRFNYNMGNEQEKLVLNPDVTVRSRGVVEKCSMCIQRIQEQKLNAKLENHMVREGDIKTACQQSCPGDAIVFGDINDPNSEVAKLNQNPRTYQLLEQLHTLPSVSYITKVRNMDPKDKKRNYSINYPTYSSGETLPDEHQEEKH, from the coding sequence ATGGATGATATAAAACAATACTGGAGGAGCCTGGAAGAGTATGACGGCATGACTCCGCAAGAGTCGGGCCAGGAAAAGCTGCAACCAGAAAAAGAGTTTTTAGCAGAAGACCTTGCCCTGGAAGAAACGTCTGATAAGCCTAGCCGTCGTGATTTTCTTAAAATGCTCGGTTTTACGGTTGGCTATGCTGCCCTTGCCAACAGTTGCGAAATGCCTGTCAGAAAGGCTATTCCGTACCTCAGCCAGCCGGAAGAGATCACGCCCGGAATCGCAAACTACTATGCTTCAACGTTTTTTGACGGTCATGATTACTGCAGTATCCTGGTCAAAACAAGAGAAGGAAGGCCGATCAAGATAGAAGGAAATGCCCTTTCCAAACTGACCCAGGGCGGGACCAATGCCAGGGTGCAGGCTTCAGTCCTTAGCTTATATGACCAGGCCAGGCTTAAGGAGCCTCTGAAGGATAATCAAAATGCCAGCTGGCAGGTTATCGATCAGGAAGTTACTGATAAATTGAAGGCTATCAGCGGCAACAACGGGAAAATCGTCATTTTAAGCCCTACCATAATCAGCCCTTCATCCCGCAAGGCAATTGAAGATTTTAAAGCTGCTTATCCGACTACTGAATGGGTCGTTTATGACACGGTTTCTGCAGCCGGATTGCTGGATGCCAATGAGGCCAACTTCGGCATCCGGGCCATTCCGTCATACCATTTTGATAAAGCCGCACTGATCGTTGGATTTAATGCCGATTTTCTTGGCAACTGGATCCTTCCGGTGCAGTATTCAAGGGATTATGCCAAAGGAAGAAAGCTGATCAATGAGAACAAAATGTCGAGGCATATCCATTACGAATCATGCCTCACCCTGACAGGTTCCAATGCCGATACGCGGGTGCAGATTAAACCATCGGAAGAGCTGATCGTCCTGCTGAGCCTTTTCAATGAATTAGCCGGCGAGAATGGAATGCAACCTGTAAGTGTTGCATCATCACCCGTTGACGTAAAGACTCTTGCCAAAGAACTAAAGGAAAACAAAGGCAAATCGCTGGTAGTATCCGGCACTAATGACTTTTATGTCCAGGCGGCAGTAAATTCGATTAACATCCTGCTTGAAAATTACGGCACAACCCTGGATATGGCTCCGGTGATGTTAAAGCAAGGCAGCGACCGTGAAATGGCGCGGGTGGTAAATGAAATGAACGCCGGCACTGTCAGTGCCCTTTTCCTTTACGGGGTCAATCCTGCTTACGACTATGCTGAACCGGAGGTGTTCATGGACGGGCTGAAAAAATGCGAACTCACCGTATCATTTTCTGACACCCTTGATGAAACCGCGCTTTTATGCAAATATGTGTGCCCTGATCACCATTACCTTGAATCATGGAATGACGCTGAGCCGCAAAAGAATTATTACAGCCTGGCCCAACCTGTCATCAACAATCTCTTTGACACCAGGCAGGCTCAGGTAAGCTTGCTGAAATGGACTGGGCAGGAAACCGGTTTTTACGAATTCATACAGGCTTACTGGGAAAAAGAAATCTTTCCGAAACAAACTGAATTTCTTTCTTTTATACAATTCTGGAACAAGAGCTTACAGGATGGCGTTGCATTAATTGACCCCGGAACAGTCACTATTCCCGAATTTAAAGCAAGTGACCTGAGCCTTGCACCAGTTAACAGAATAGAAGGCATTGAACTGGTTCTTTATGAAAAAATAGGGCTTGGAACCGGCAGGCACGCCAATAATCCATGGCTTCAGGAATTACCAGACCCGATCTCCAAGGCGGTTTGGGATAATTACGTTTGTGTGGCCCCGTCATTCGCCAAAGAGCATGAGCTGAAGAATGAGGATGTAGTATTAATTAATAGAAGCATTGAGTTGCCGGTACTTGTCCAACCCGGCCAGCATAAGGATACAATCGGCATTGCTATTGGATATGGCCGTACCAACGCAGGAAAAGTAGCTGACGGAATAGGTAAAAATGTTTTCTCACTGGCACTAATAATGAATGGGTACCGGCAACTGGCAGGAAGAATGGTGACTATTGAAAAAGTTAACGGCAAAACCTATCCGCTGGCAACCACGCAAACCCATCATACCATGGAAGGGCGGGCGATTATCAGGGAAACTACCCTGGAACAGTGGAATGAAGATCCTATGGCAGGCAATGAAATGCATGAGGAGATCATGAAGCAGAACCAGACCCTTTACAACCTGCCGGTTTTTGACAGCTATCACTGGAGTATGGCTATAAACCTGAATGCATGCATCGGTTGCGGCAACTGTGCGATAGCCTGCCAGGCCGAAAATAACATAGCAGTTATCGGCAAGGAGCAGGTGAAAAACCGGAGGATCATGCACTGGATCAGGATTGACAGGTATTATTCGGAAGAAGTGGATAATCCGGAAGTGACCCATATGCCTGTTATGTGCCAGCATTGTGATAATGCACCCTGCGAGAATGTCTGCCCTGTGGCGGCCACCCCGCATAGTTCCGAAGGCCTGAACCAGATGGCCTACAATCGTTGCATCGGGACACGGTATTGCATGAATAACTGTCCATTCCGGGTCAGGAGGTTTAATTGGTTTGAATATACTAATGAGAAAAGGTTTAATTACAACATGGGCAACGAACAGGAAAAACTGGTGCTAAACCCGGATGTTACCGTACGGTCAAGGGGAGTAGTCGAAAAATGCTCCATGTGTATCCAGAGGATCCAGGAGCAGAAGTTGAATGCCAAATTAGAAAATCATATGGTCCGCGAAGGGGATATAAAGACTGCCTGCCAGCAGTCATGTCCCGGAGATGCCATCGTTTTCGGCGACATCAATGATCCGAACAGCGAGGTAGCTAAGCTGAACCAGAACCCGAGGACTTACCAGCTTCTCGAACAGCTCCATACGCTGCCTTCGGTTAGTTACATCACCAAGGTCCGGAATATGGATCCAAAGGATAAAAAACGGAATTATTCCATTAATTATCCGACTTATTCTTCCGGGGAAACATTGCCGGATGAGCACCAGGAAGAGAAACACTAA
- the nrfD gene encoding polysulfide reductase NrfD, whose translation MYKAEVRGELINGNKNYGQITREVLRPFEADRPPKWWYIGLFIGLAMVIIGTWSVITLVSTGIGIWGLNNNVGWGWDIINFVWWIGIGHAGTAFSIFLLILRQRWRTSINRAAEAMTVFAVLCAGLFPMLHMGRVWDAFFILPYPNTRGPLWVNFNSPLFWDVVAISTYLMASGVFWYMGMIPDFASIRERATSKLRKNIYSILSFGWVGTARGWLRFETAAILLGGLTAPLVVSVHSIVSMDFATSVMPGWHTTIFPPYFVIGAIFSGFGMVMTLMIIVRKVFKYEDFITQGHLDAIARILTFISLIMGTAYMTELFIAWYGGTEYEMFTFMKNRITGDYTFAFWTMITCNAIIPQLFWFKKIRKNLTMVFIMSIIINIGMWFERYVIVVTSLSKDFLPSSWAAYHPTIYDKALFIGTLGIFLLGILFFFRFIPMMAISELKGILKETSIKKDKNHGKN comes from the coding sequence ATGTATAAAGCAGAAGTCAGGGGCGAACTTATAAATGGAAATAAGAATTACGGGCAGATCACCCGCGAGGTCTTACGGCCATTTGAAGCCGACAGGCCACCCAAATGGTGGTACATAGGATTATTTATCGGATTGGCAATGGTCATTATCGGCACCTGGAGCGTTATTACACTGGTCTCTACCGGTATCGGGATATGGGGACTGAACAATAATGTCGGCTGGGGATGGGATATCATCAATTTTGTCTGGTGGATCGGGATCGGGCATGCCGGTACGGCATTTTCGATCTTTCTTCTTATACTTCGCCAAAGATGGAGAACTTCTATTAATAGGGCTGCCGAAGCCATGACTGTGTTTGCAGTTCTCTGTGCCGGCCTGTTCCCCATGCTTCACATGGGAAGGGTATGGGATGCCTTTTTCATCCTGCCTTATCCTAATACCCGCGGACCTTTATGGGTGAACTTCAACTCGCCTTTATTCTGGGACGTAGTAGCCATCAGCACTTATCTTATGGCATCCGGTGTTTTCTGGTACATGGGGATGATCCCCGATTTTGCCTCCATCAGGGAAAGAGCGACGTCTAAATTAAGAAAGAATATTTACAGCATCCTCAGTTTCGGATGGGTCGGTACAGCACGTGGTTGGTTAAGGTTTGAAACTGCCGCCATCCTGCTTGGCGGCTTAACCGCACCGTTGGTAGTTTCCGTCCACTCTATCGTATCTATGGACTTTGCTACATCCGTTATGCCTGGCTGGCATACGACAATTTTCCCGCCTTATTTCGTGATCGGTGCTATCTTTTCCGGGTTCGGCATGGTGATGACGCTGATGATCATTGTCAGGAAGGTTTTTAAATATGAAGATTTCATTACACAGGGCCACCTCGATGCCATTGCCAGGATCCTGACATTTATCAGCCTGATCATGGGGACTGCTTACATGACCGAATTATTTATAGCATGGTATGGTGGTACTGAATATGAAATGTTTACATTTATGAAGAACAGGATCACAGGTGACTACACTTTTGCATTCTGGACAATGATAACCTGCAATGCCATCATCCCACAACTTTTCTGGTTTAAGAAAATCAGAAAAAACCTGACCATGGTCTTTATCATGTCCATTATCATTAATATCGGGATGTGGTTTGAGCGTTACGTGATCGTGGTTACGTCCCTTTCCAAAGACTTTCTGCCTTCGAGCTGGGCAGCCTATCATCCCACCATTTATGATAAGGCCTTATTTATCGGAACACTGGGTATTTTCCTGCTCGGGATACTGTTCTTCTTCAGGTTTATTCCCATGATGGCTATCAGTGAGCTTAAAGGTATTTTAAAAGAAACAAGTATTAAGAAGGATAAAAACCATGGAAAGAATTAA
- a CDS encoding DUF3341 domain-containing protein, whose amino-acid sequence MERINIVGIYDDPDVLVAAAKTLKEKDVRIKNIFSPFPIHELWDVLGLKTRLPLLTFIYGTVGLIVIYAFLYWTSVVNYPLKFGGKPLNSLSFIIIMFVGTIFVAVLFTFSTFFIRQKIGPGKNVVMIDPRTTDDKFAIVIEKSAEFTDEEVRRIKTILKETGAVEISEKIQPDHYIEEEND is encoded by the coding sequence ATGGAAAGAATTAATATAGTAGGGATATATGACGACCCGGATGTCCTCGTGGCTGCTGCTAAAACGCTGAAGGAAAAGGATGTACGCATTAAAAACATCTTCAGCCCCTTCCCAATCCATGAGTTGTGGGATGTGCTGGGGTTAAAAACCCGGCTTCCTCTGCTGACCTTCATTTACGGGACTGTTGGTCTGATTGTCATCTATGCATTCCTTTACTGGACTTCGGTTGTCAATTATCCCCTGAAATTTGGCGGTAAGCCGCTGAATTCCCTTTCTTTTATCATCATCATGTTTGTCGGGACGATTTTCGTTGCGGTACTCTTTACTTTTTCGACCTTTTTTATCCGGCAGAAAATTGGCCCTGGCAAGAATGTCGTAATGATTGACCCACGTACGACTGATGATAAATTCGCCATCGTGATTGAAAAATCGGCCGAATTTACCGATGAAGAAGTCAGACGGATCAAAACCATCCTTAAGGAAACCGGCGCTGTTGAAATATCGGAAAAAATCCAGCCTGATCATTATATTGAAGAAGAAAACGACTAA
- a CDS encoding c-type cytochrome, translated as MIKSFFKFPVIPLLAVMLFMSSCNHKRNQPGYAYMPDMYYSEPYDAYTANPVFRDSLTMQLPVKGTIARGHYPAYPYKPKSVEDQKRAGLELVNPVPVSTGALAKGKEQYTIFCINCHGALGDGKGYLYTSKRFPAQPTSLIGDIVKNKPDGEIYHVITLGSLSGLMGAHGSQIAPENRWKIVNYVRELGK; from the coding sequence ATGATAAAGAGCTTTTTTAAATTCCCGGTCATCCCTTTGCTGGCAGTCATGCTTTTCATGAGTTCCTGCAACCATAAACGCAATCAACCCGGGTATGCCTACATGCCTGACATGTATTATTCGGAGCCTTATGATGCGTATACTGCAAATCCGGTATTCCGTGACAGCCTGACCATGCAGTTGCCGGTAAAAGGCACGATCGCGAGGGGGCATTACCCGGCTTATCCATACAAGCCTAAATCAGTTGAAGATCAAAAAAGGGCCGGGTTAGAACTGGTGAACCCGGTACCTGTCAGTACAGGGGCCCTTGCTAAAGGCAAAGAACAGTATACTATATTCTGTATCAATTGTCATGGCGCTCTGGGAGATGGCAAAGGATACCTTTACACAAGCAAGCGTTTTCCTGCCCAACCCACTTCACTGATTGGAGATATTGTGAAAAATAAACCTGACGGTGAGATATACCATGTCATTACCCTGGGCTCTCTTTCAGGACTGATGGGCGCTCATGGCTCCCAGATTGCTCCCGAAAACCGCTGGAAGATCGTAAATTATGTCAGGGAGCTGGGTAAATAG
- the ccsA gene encoding cytochrome c biogenesis protein CcsA: MRKLFDFIFSMQFAGTLMLVFAAAIGTATFIENDFSTLAAKSVVYDARWFEALLLLTAISLVGSVFKYKLYERKRYNVLLFHLSFVVILAGAAITRYAGYEGTMMIREGESSSQIISESPFVQVTVEKNGQKGYFYDDYLFTEFKKNHFDETYTFDGEDFRLEFQKYIPNAAEAVVEDPDGIPMMTFVTVENSERKNALIKAGENKKTAGLNLSFNAETSDPEAIHINYTPESGLTFRAPVDATVMNMMAGTTDTLSKDSTYTLNPMQLYSFDGIQLVVRQFYATGKTQMVSSPHEKSGAAAIVMNLSYKGQTEEISMLGGKDMIGQPVKTIIGDAEFSLAYGSRIIEIPFSIMLRDFQLERYPGSQSPSSFASEVTVLDPAKNVEKPYRIFMNNILNYGGFRFFQSSYDKDEKGTILSVNHDKWGTMVTYIGYIILAAGLLYNFFSKNSRFRKLARTSSQLKKKSALASIGILVVISMASFSSMAQHGSTPDPQKISKDHATKFGQLLVQDQDGGRMKPVNTLSSEILRKISRKDKMMGLNSDQIFLGMLTNPIYWETVPMIKVSDKELKKVIGVEGKYASFNDFIDQEMGSYKLSEHVDAAYNKKPVERTSFDKDVIKVDERVNVFYMAITGDFLTAFPEPRHPDNKWHTAEDPYSVFDSTDAGFVSNILPVYYHAVVDGMSSNDWAQADSTLGYLKTFQNKYGAEVIPPKLKTQLEITYNNINIFKRLFPFYGLVGLIFIVVLFMQVLSRGVDLKWIVRILIWLIIAGFILHTLGLAIRWYVAEHAPWSNGYETMIYIAWGTVLSGILFSRKSKITLATTAILASVTLMVANLSWLDPQVTNLVPVLKSYWLVIHVAIITASYSFLGVGALLGFLNLILISLQNKNNFGKLKDTIEELTNINEMNLIIGVFLVTIGTFLGAVWANESWGRYWGWDSKETWALVTVLVYSFIVHMRLIPGLNGVFAFNFAALIGFSSVLMTYFGVNYYLSGMHSYAAGDPVPVPTFVYYTVAIVALVSLLSYLNHLRMAKSKKASE, from the coding sequence ATGCGAAAATTATTTGACTTTATATTTTCCATGCAATTTGCAGGGACCCTTATGCTGGTCTTTGCTGCAGCTATCGGAACAGCAACATTTATAGAGAATGATTTCAGCACGCTTGCCGCCAAATCTGTAGTTTATGATGCCAGATGGTTCGAGGCCCTTTTATTGCTGACTGCCATCAGCCTGGTCGGTAGTGTGTTCAAGTATAAATTATATGAACGAAAGAGATATAATGTGTTATTGTTCCACCTTTCTTTTGTTGTCATCCTTGCCGGGGCTGCTATTACCCGCTATGCAGGCTATGAAGGCACGATGATGATCCGGGAAGGGGAATCTTCCAGCCAGATTATCTCTGAAAGCCCGTTTGTCCAGGTAACCGTTGAAAAGAATGGCCAGAAGGGTTATTTCTATGACGATTACTTATTCACGGAGTTCAAGAAGAACCACTTCGACGAAACATACACATTTGACGGAGAAGACTTTCGTCTTGAATTTCAGAAATATATTCCCAATGCAGCCGAGGCTGTCGTGGAAGATCCGGATGGGATACCGATGATGACTTTTGTCACGGTGGAAAACAGTGAAAGAAAAAATGCCCTGATTAAAGCCGGTGAAAACAAAAAAACAGCAGGGCTCAATCTGAGCTTTAATGCCGAAACATCGGATCCGGAAGCAATCCATATTAATTATACCCCGGAATCAGGGTTGACTTTCCGCGCACCTGTCGATGCTACCGTCATGAACATGATGGCCGGAACTACTGACACCCTTAGCAAGGATTCTACGTATACCTTGAACCCAATGCAGTTATATAGTTTTGATGGCATTCAGCTTGTAGTCCGGCAATTTTACGCCACCGGGAAAACCCAGATGGTTTCCTCCCCGCATGAAAAAAGCGGAGCTGCCGCCATAGTAATGAACCTGAGCTATAAAGGCCAGACAGAAGAAATCAGTATGCTTGGCGGGAAAGATATGATCGGTCAACCGGTCAAAACCATCATCGGTGACGCGGAATTTTCACTCGCATACGGCTCCAGGATCATCGAAATACCCTTCTCCATTATGCTGAGAGATTTCCAGCTTGAAAGATATCCCGGATCCCAAAGCCCTTCTTCCTTTGCCAGTGAAGTAACCGTGCTTGATCCTGCAAAAAATGTGGAAAAACCATACCGGATTTTCATGAACAATATCCTGAATTATGGCGGATTCAGGTTTTTTCAGTCCTCTTATGATAAAGATGAAAAAGGAACCATTCTTTCCGTGAACCATGACAAATGGGGAACAATGGTGACTTACATCGGCTATATTATCCTGGCGGCAGGACTTCTTTATAATTTCTTCAGTAAAAACAGCCGGTTCAGGAAGCTGGCCCGGACATCTTCACAATTGAAGAAAAAGAGTGCACTGGCTTCCATAGGAATTCTTGTGGTTATCAGCATGGCTTCTTTTTCTTCCATGGCCCAGCATGGTTCAACCCCTGATCCACAAAAAATCAGTAAAGATCATGCTACAAAATTCGGACAGTTATTGGTTCAGGACCAGGATGGCGGACGGATGAAGCCTGTCAATACCCTTTCTTCGGAAATTTTGCGTAAAATTTCCCGCAAAGACAAGATGATGGGGTTGAATAGCGACCAGATATTCCTGGGAATGCTGACAAACCCGATTTATTGGGAGACTGTACCGATGATCAAAGTGAGTGACAAGGAACTCAAAAAAGTCATCGGCGTAGAAGGAAAATATGCCTCATTTAATGATTTTATCGACCAGGAAATGGGCTCTTATAAGCTTTCTGAACATGTTGATGCAGCTTATAATAAAAAACCTGTCGAGAGAACCAGCTTTGACAAGGATGTGATTAAAGTTGATGAACGGGTGAATGTTTTCTACATGGCTATAACCGGTGATTTCCTGACCGCATTCCCGGAGCCACGACATCCTGATAACAAATGGCACACCGCAGAGGATCCTTATTCCGTTTTTGATTCGACAGACGCCGGTTTTGTAAGTAATATCCTGCCGGTTTATTATCATGCCGTTGTCGATGGAATGAGTTCAAACGATTGGGCGCAAGCTGATTCCACTCTTGGATACCTTAAAACGTTCCAAAATAAATATGGTGCTGAGGTTATTCCACCTAAGTTAAAAACCCAGCTTGAAATTACTTATAACAATATCAATATTTTCAAACGCCTTTTCCCGTTTTACGGGCTGGTTGGTTTAATTTTTATTGTCGTGCTCTTTATGCAGGTCCTTAGCCGGGGAGTTGACCTGAAATGGATCGTACGGATTCTGATCTGGCTCATCATTGCAGGGTTTATCCTGCATACACTTGGTTTGGCAATAAGGTGGTACGTGGCGGAACACGCACCCTGGAGCAACGGATATGAAACCATGATCTACATTGCCTGGGGCACGGTCCTCTCAGGGATCCTTTTTTCCAGAAAATCTAAAATCACCCTTGCAACCACTGCCATTCTCGCATCAGTGACACTTATGGTAGCCAACCTGAGCTGGCTCGACCCACAGGTGACCAATCTGGTCCCGGTGCTGAAATCATACTGGTTAGTCATCCATGTTGCGATCATTACGGCAAGTTACAGTTTCCTTGGCGTCGGTGCCCTTTTGGGATTCCTGAACCTGATCCTGATCAGCCTTCAGAATAAGAACAATTTCGGAAAGCTGAAAGATACCATAGAAGAGCTTACCAATATCAATGAAATGAACCTGATTATCGGTGTATTCCTGGTAACCATCGGCACCTTCCTTGGAGCTGTCTGGGCAAATGAATCATGGGGCCGGTATTGGGGATGGGACTCCAAAGAGACCTGGGCACTAGTCACGGTTCTGGTTTATTCTTTCATCGTCCACATGAGACTTATCCCTGGCTTGAACGGGGTCTTTGCCTTTAATTTTGCCGCCCTTATCGGTTTCAGCTCTGTGCTGATGACTTATTTCGGCGTGAACTATTACCTGTCGGGCATGCACTCCTATGCTGCAGGTGACCCGGTCCCGGTGCCTACTTTTGTATACTACACTGTTGCTATTGTTGCCCTGGTTTCATTGCTATCGTACCTTAATCATTTAAGAATGGCTAAGAGCAAGAAAGCGAGCGAGTAG